A segment of the Pedobacter faecalis genome:
ATCTCCAGTTTCTTTAAGCTGGTCATGGCCGAGGAGAGCTGCCCCTTGCCACCGTCGATAATAATCAGTTGAGGTAAAGACTCGCCTTCGTCGAGCATACGTCTGTAACGCCTGTACACCGCTTCTTCCATTGTGGCGAAATCGTTTGGCCCCTCCACTGTCTTCACATTGAAATGCCGGTAATCCTTTTTTGAGGGCTTGGCATCTTTAAACACCACAATGGCCGATACCGGATACTTGCCCTGGAAGTTGGAGTTGTCGAAACACTCGATATGCCGGGGCAGCTGGGTCAGTCGGAGGTCTTTCTGCATCTGGGAAAGGATGCGATCGGTCCGAAGATCCGGATTCAGCTTCTCGTATTGGTTCAGTTTTTCCTTCTTAAAAAAGAGCACGTTCTTCTCCGACAGTTCCAGAAGCTTTTTCTTTTCGCCCAGTTTAGGTACGGTAAACTTCAAGCCTTCGTCCATAAGCGTAATTTCGAATGGTACGATGATCTCTTTTGAGGTGCTGTGAAACTTGTTCCGGAACTCTGTGATGGCCAGGGTAAGCAATTCCTCGTCCGTTTCATCGAGCCGCTTTTTGATCTCAATGGTCTGCGTTTGTATAATGCTGCCGTTCATGACTTTCAGATAGTTCACAAAGGCATAACGTTCGTCGGACGCGATGCTGACCACATCAATATTGGTGATGGCGCTGTTGACCACCGTTGATTTGCTCTGGTATTTTTCCAACACCTGCAGTTTCCGTGCATACTGATGGGCCTGCTCAAAATTGAGTTGCTCGGATGCGGTTTTGATCACCTGTTTTACATCGCGGATTACGTTACCGATCTTGCCATTAAGAATATCTTTGATCTCAGAGATGTTCTGCTCGTAGTCGTCGGCCGACTGATATGCCTGGCAGGGCCCCTTGCAGTTGCCGATCTGGTATTCGAGGCATACTTTGAATTTACCCTCGGCAATATTTTCCTGACTGAGCGGCAGATTGCAGGTGCGAAGGGGATAAGTTTCCTTGATCAGATCAAGAATGGTGTGCATCATGCCTACAGAGGCATACGGGCCAAAATAGGTAGAGCCATCCTTCACCATTTTACGTGTCCAGTACAGTCGGGGGAAAGGCTCTTTCTTGATGATGATCCATGGATAGGTCTTATCATCCTTGAGCATGATGTTATAACGGGGCTGATGTTTTTTGATCAGGCTGTTTTCCAATAGCCAGGCGTCAATTTCCGTGTCTACAATCGTAAAGGTAATGTTGCGGATTCGAGACACAAGTACGCGTGTCTTACCGTTCATCTGGGTGTCTTTGTTGAAATAGGAACCCACACGGTTGCGGAGGTCCTTCGCCTTACCAATATAAATAAGGGTACCTTCTGCATCCCAGAACTGGTAGACCCCGGGCCGGTGCGGAATATCGGCTAATGCATTTTTGTAATCGAAAGCACCCATAGTCGGAACGGCTAGAAACCGAGTTTCTCGTCGAGTTCAGTGGTTTCCTCGGCCTGTTGCTGCTGCTGATACTGCGCACAGTCGTACACAATAGATACGCCGTTAACAGGCGGCTCGAAATCGGCCTGCTGAATCTTAAGCTTCGGATTGGCATATACCCGCTTCATGAAGCCGGCAAATATAGGCAGCGCTGTCGTGGCCCCGTCCCCCTGTGCTGTACTCGTAAAATGGAATGCGCGGTCTTCACAGCCTGTCCACACCCCGGCTACGAGTTGCGGACTGATGCCGATAAACCAGCCATCTGAGTTGTTCTGTGTGGTGCCGGTCTTACCGCCTATTGGCGCTTTTACGCCATAGCGACCGGCTAACCGCCAGCCCGTACCATGTGTTACCACACCACGCAGCATGCGGGTCATTACGTAAGCCACCTCTTCATTGAGTGCAGGTACAGGTATAGGTTTTTCGCTATGCAGCACCACGCCGTTCTTATCTTCTATGCGGAGGATGTAGGTGGGTTTAGTCCACACCCCCTTATTGGCAAACACGCTGTATGCGCCCACCATATCGTACACCGAGGCATCAAACGATCCCAGCGCTATGGAAGGGTAGGGAGGTACTTCGGTAGTAACGCCCATTTTCTTGATCAGTGTAGCCACCGCAGTAGGACCCACCTGTTTCATGACATAGGCTGCGATATAGTTCTGCGAAAGGGCCAGGCCCTTCTGCAGGGTAAGATATCCGGGTACAGTCCCGCTGGAACGCGGTGTCCATGGCTCGCTGCCCGGCACTTCTATCGTTACCGGCTCATTCGGTACACTGAAGCAAGGGGAATAGCCATTTTCAATAGCTACGGTATAGGTAAATGGCTTGGCGGTAGAGCCGACCTGGCGGGTACCCATCTTGACCTGGTCGTACTTGAAGTGTTCGTAGTTGATGCCACCCACCCAGGCTTTTACATAGCCGGTTTGCGGATCCATGGCCATCATGGCGTTCCGAAGCAGCATCTTGTAATATTTTACGGAGTCGATAGGCTTCATCAGGGTATCGATATTGCCTTTCCAGGTAAAGATGGTAAGCTGCGTGGGTGTGTTGAAGTCGGCCATGATCTCCTCCTCCGATTTACCTTCTAACTGAAGCGCTTTGTACCTGTCTGAACGCTTAATGCCCTGGCGGATTTGTAAATCTTTCCCTTTAAAAGGGTTGCGGCCTTTCCAGCTCTTTAAGAAGGAGGCCTGAAGTACTTTCATATATTCTTTCTGAGCTTCCTCAGCATAAACCTGCATGTCGTAATTAAGCGTGGTGACGATCCGAAGTCCGTCGCGATCAAGGTCGTAAGGTGTGCCGTCTGGCTTGGTGATCGACCTTTCTTCAAAGATCCGCTTGATATCTGCTTTAAGAACAGCGCGGAAGTATGGGGCTATGCCTTCATTGACCGTTGCTGCATTAAACCTTAAGCCGAGCGGCTTTTCCTTTTCGGTCTCATATTGCTGTGCGGTGAGCAGTTCTGCCTTCACCATGAGTTCCATAATCAGGTTGCGGCGTGCAAGGGAGCGCTCGGGGTTACGCGTAGGCGAATATCTCGTAATGCCCTTAAGTATCCCGATCAGGGTGGCCGCCTGTGGTACGGTGAGTTTATCGGGTGTGGTGTTGAAATATACGCGGGCGGCCGATTTAATGCCGTAGGCCTGGTTGCCGAAGTCGACCGTGTTCAGGTACATCACAATGATTTCCTCCTTGGTGTAGTTTCGCTCCAGTTTTACGGCAATGACCCATTCCTTGAACTTTTGCATGGCGCGTTTAAAGATGTTCTGCTGGCGACCTTCTTCTGAGAACAAGTTTAAGGCAAGCTGCTGCGTAATGGTACTTCCGCCCTGCTTTTTTCCAACCAGGTTGTACAGGATGATGGTGAAGGTCCGGCGAAAATCGATTCCTGAGTGATCACGGAATCGGATGTCTTCTGTAGCGATCAGGGCATTGATAACGTTTGGCGATATTTCGCTGTAAGTGACGTTGGAACGGTTCTGAACGAAATAAGTGCCAAGCACCCGCCCGTCGTCGGTGACGATTTCTGAGGCCTGGTTGCTTTTTGGGTGCTCGATATCCCTGAATGAAGGAAGTTCGCCGAAAAGTCCGAAACCGATCGAAATGATGAAAAGCGCAAAAAGTACCATTCCGCCAATCAGTATCTTCCAGAGTGTTATGTTGTATTTCCTGATTTCTTCCTTAGAAAGAGGTTTATTCATCGCTTAATAATTCTTTTTATAAAATTCTACGTATTGGTCGAGCAGCCTTCGGGTAGTGATCAGATCAAAGTTTTCTTTGCTGACGATAAAACTGCTGTAAAGATTTGCTGGCACCTTCATGATCTGTCTCAGTTGCGGCACTATACCTGAGGCATAGACCTTAGCTTCCTCAAAAGTACTAAAGTTCCCGACGTATACGAGCTGATCATTGTCAAATTCCTTTAACTGATGCCGCAGGCTGGCTTCTGCGTAGTTGCCGCGGTTAAACTGACCGATGCCGAACCGGGATGAGCTTAATGTCAATGAGGCATCTTGAACGTGTACCACAAAGTAATAGGTGGCTGAAGGCTTATCTGTAAAGGTACCATCGGTTTTTACAGCAACAACGGGCACAGCGGCGGGTTGTGCGGGGGCGACCGGCGCGGGGACTGGCTGGACTGGCTTAGTCGTTTGCACGGCGTTTTGGGGTGTCTGCACCTTTGCGGCCGGCGGGTTGGCCGGCGCCGGGTGTTGTGCTATCCTGGCTTCCTGAAAAGGCGGCTCGTTCGGATCAAAATCGACCAGCGCAACCTTGCGTGCACGGAAGGCCTGGAGATGATTGTTAATATAGTTTACATGCTCCTGCACCAGCGGGGTGATGAGTTTATCGTCGGGATAGCTGCGTACGATATTGTTGAATGCCTTTAGCAGACTGTCCACATGGTTTGTCCGGCCGATGGCAATGGCTTTTAAATAGGCGAACTGGGAGGAAAACAAGTTAGCCGGCTGCACTTCCATCTGCCTTGCCATGGAAATTACTTCTGGGTAATTTTTCTGTTCGTACTGTTCAAAAACTTCGTTGTAGCGTCTGGCGGAGGCTGCTTCCAGCTCGGTCTGTCGGGCAGCGTACGCGGGATCGAGCAAGGTCTTGGCATAAGACGAGCCGGCGTGGTCGTTGAGCAGCTTATTCCGGTAAAGATTAGCCTTGTCCGGGTCTGAGTCGCGATGAGCCAGAAACAGACTGTAGAAAACAGCAGGAAGGTAATCGTTTGCCGGGTAGCGTTTGAGTAAAGTTTCAAATACCTCGGCAGCCTCAGCCTGGTCCCTCAATTCCTGAAGGTAGAAGTTTCCAATCTCGTAGTAGGCATCAATGATCCGTTTATCAGATCCCGCCATCAGTTCTGGAGTTACAGGCAGTCGCGCACTATAGGTTTTGATAAGTGCCGCAGTATCAGTGGTGTTCTGAACACCTGCATGCTTGTCGGGAGAGTCAGGCAGCAGATTTGTGTTGGACAGAGCGTTCTGTGTATTCTGCTGCGCCGAATTCCGGACGCTTTGCCGCCAGTTGTCTTCGCGCTTCCGGTTTCCCCATTTTTTTTTAAAATCATTAAAACCGATGCTGATGGCCGTGGTATTGTTGAAGTAAAAGCCGCTTTGTACGGTGTTTGTTGTTACGGAGGCCGGGGCTCCAACAGATGCTGGCGCTACAGCGTTATCTGCTGCCGCAGTTGTCGCAGCAGGTTTGACTAAAGCTTCAATAAGCGCGGCGCGTTCGTTCTCCGGCCGTCGAGCTATTGCCTGCAGGGCGTCTTCGAGCGCGATCTGTTCATAGCGCGTGGTGAGGTAGCCGAGGTTCTGCGCTTTTTTACGTACAAGTTCATAATCGGGGTATGAATCGGGTAATGCATACACCGTACTGTCGTAATAGGCCTTGGCGCGGACATAGTCTTTTTGTTGTTTAAAATATATATCGGCCATGCGCATATAGGCCAAGCCCTTTTGGCTTTGGCTGGCCGTTGGTGTACGCAGAGCCAATGTGTATTGCGCTAAAGCTTCTTCCCACATCTGTTCGTCTGCATAATTTTCCCCGATCTGATAATAGACCTGATCGTGATAATCCACGTTTTTATCGTCCCGGAGCATGCGGCTTAGCGCGGTTCTGATGTCTGTCTCTAAGGCGTCCGAGGATTGCTGCAGGCGGATCTGCCCGAGGCCGGCCTGGAAATACATTTCATATGGAGCATTGCTCCGCTGGATTTTCCTGTAGGCGGATGCCGCATCTGCATATCGTTTCTGCCGCTCATACAATTGCCCGAGAATAAAAATCCATCTGATCTTGTTCAGGCTTCCGGCGCCGTTCTGAAGTGCCTGGGCAAGATATTCTGTCGCACAGCTGTCGTCTTTAAGATAAATACACATTTGGGCAAGCGTTGCGTAGGTTTCGGCAAGCTTTTCGCTTTTCTTGGATCCGGGGATGATCTGCATGAGGGTGTCTAGCACCTTACCAGCTTCACTGAGCCGCCTCAGTTGCATCAGGCTCCTCGCTTTCCAATTGAGCGCTTCCAGCACAAGATCCTTGTTTTTGGAATATGTACGGGCCACGTAATCAAAATATTCTGTCGAGTTAAAATAATTGCTGTTGTAAAAGCTGGCTTTGCCAAGCAGGAGATACGCGTCATCAATGTAATTGCTTGCGGTTCTTTCAAAAATAATGAACTCCGCCTTTTTTATGATGTCATTCATCGGCTTCAGTCCAGCCGTAAACCCTGCGTCTGCGGCATCGCCTTCAGGCCCTATATATACGGGCAGAATGCTGTTGTAATTGTCTGGGTAGTTCTGTGCGAGTTCTGCCTGGTGTACACTTAGGATCTGTCTGGCATTGTAAATATAGTTGTAGCGGGCGGTAAGGTTCTGCATGCCGCGGCTTGTGGCTGTGTCACGATGTGAGCCGCAGGAGTAAAATATGGAAACCAGCGCAGCAAGAATGATGTTTAATTTGTGGATCGCGTAGTGTTTCAAGAATATGTATTATGTTGGCTCATTAAAATATATACAAAAGTATCTTAATTTGGCAGCATTTTCATGGATAAAAGGGATTTATTTAAGGGCTTATCGTATGGCAGAACAGGACAATAAAGGCAAAAGGGTCAATAGCTATGTGAAATATTCGGCTATGGGTTTTCAAATGCTCGTCACCATAGGCCTGTTCGTATTCGCAGGTTATAAAATTGATGCATATCAGCAAAACCGGACGCCGCTTGCAACTGCACTGCTGGGCGTGCTTGGTGTGATTGTTTCTTTATATCAGGTGATTAGGCAGCTGAACAGAAAGGAATAGTTGTTTACACTCGGCTTTATTGCATACCTTTGCAAAAAAAATTGAATTGAGCATCGCCAGGTTTTCTGTCTTTTATTTTTTGTACTGCGCATTATTGGCTTTGGTAGCCTGCGTCGCTCCTCTGTTTTTCCCGGGCGTACACCTTTTTGTTTCCAAATTCTGGGTGGTATTCGGCTTCCTTGCAGGGGTTACTTTCATTGCGTATATCCTGGCTGATCTGGGGATTAAACGTAACCCGGAAACCGGTATTATGGCTATAATGGGGTCGATAGCGCTGAAGATGCTCTTTTCGATGGCTTTTGTGTTGATTTACAGCGTGTACGGGAAGGAAAAAGGTGTTGTGTTTGTGCTGAATTTTTTTTCTTTATATTTATTGTTCACCTTCTTTGAAATCTACTGTTTGTTACGTAACTTGCGCCACCAAAATAAAAAGTAAAAATCTGCGACTAAATGGATTGTAGCCACGTTTTTGAGTTTAAAGTGAATAGGTTAATTGTTGTTTTTACGCTTTTTTTAGCGTTTTGTTTTCGGACATCTGTTGCTTTTGCTCAGGCTGACACTGCTCACGGTGCCGGAAATCATCATGTAGCCGATACCGCGGCAACTCATGGGGCTCACGGGGAAGAAACTGCTGAGAAAAAATTCGATATCGGTAAGTTTGCTCTGCATCATATTGCGGATTCGCACAGCTGGCATGTGATTGGTGATACGTATATTGGTTTGCCGGTGATTCT
Coding sequences within it:
- a CDS encoding tetratricopeptide repeat protein; translation: MKHYAIHKLNIILAALVSIFYSCGSHRDTATSRGMQNLTARYNYIYNARQILSVHQAELAQNYPDNYNSILPVYIGPEGDAADAGFTAGLKPMNDIIKKAEFIIFERTASNYIDDAYLLLGKASFYNSNYFNSTEYFDYVARTYSKNKDLVLEALNWKARSLMQLRRLSEAGKVLDTLMQIIPGSKKSEKLAETYATLAQMCIYLKDDSCATEYLAQALQNGAGSLNKIRWIFILGQLYERQKRYADAASAYRKIQRSNAPYEMYFQAGLGQIRLQQSSDALETDIRTALSRMLRDDKNVDYHDQVYYQIGENYADEQMWEEALAQYTLALRTPTASQSQKGLAYMRMADIYFKQQKDYVRAKAYYDSTVYALPDSYPDYELVRKKAQNLGYLTTRYEQIALEDALQAIARRPENERAALIEALVKPAATTAAADNAVAPASVGAPASVTTNTVQSGFYFNNTTAISIGFNDFKKKWGNRKREDNWRQSVRNSAQQNTQNALSNTNLLPDSPDKHAGVQNTTDTAALIKTYSARLPVTPELMAGSDKRIIDAYYEIGNFYLQELRDQAEAAEVFETLLKRYPANDYLPAVFYSLFLAHRDSDPDKANLYRNKLLNDHAGSSYAKTLLDPAYAARQTELEAASARRYNEVFEQYEQKNYPEVISMARQMEVQPANLFSSQFAYLKAIAIGRTNHVDSLLKAFNNIVRSYPDDKLITPLVQEHVNYINNHLQAFRARKVALVDFDPNEPPFQEARIAQHPAPANPPAAKVQTPQNAVQTTKPVQPVPAPVAPAQPAAVPVVAVKTDGTFTDKPSATYYFVVHVQDASLTLSSSRFGIGQFNRGNYAEASLRHQLKEFDNDQLVYVGNFSTFEEAKVYASGIVPQLRQIMKVPANLYSSFIVSKENFDLITTRRLLDQYVEFYKKNY
- a CDS encoding transglycosylase domain-containing protein; amino-acid sequence: MNKPLSKEEIRKYNITLWKILIGGMVLFALFIISIGFGLFGELPSFRDIEHPKSNQASEIVTDDGRVLGTYFVQNRSNVTYSEISPNVINALIATEDIRFRDHSGIDFRRTFTIILYNLVGKKQGGSTITQQLALNLFSEEGRQQNIFKRAMQKFKEWVIAVKLERNYTKEEIIVMYLNTVDFGNQAYGIKSAARVYFNTTPDKLTVPQAATLIGILKGITRYSPTRNPERSLARRNLIMELMVKAELLTAQQYETEKEKPLGLRFNAATVNEGIAPYFRAVLKADIKRIFEERSITKPDGTPYDLDRDGLRIVTTLNYDMQVYAEEAQKEYMKVLQASFLKSWKGRNPFKGKDLQIRQGIKRSDRYKALQLEGKSEEEIMADFNTPTQLTIFTWKGNIDTLMKPIDSVKYYKMLLRNAMMAMDPQTGYVKAWVGGINYEHFKYDQVKMGTRQVGSTAKPFTYTVAIENGYSPCFSVPNEPVTIEVPGSEPWTPRSSGTVPGYLTLQKGLALSQNYIAAYVMKQVGPTAVATLIKKMGVTTEVPPYPSIALGSFDASVYDMVGAYSVFANKGVWTKPTYILRIEDKNGVVLHSEKPIPVPALNEEVAYVMTRMLRGVVTHGTGWRLAGRYGVKAPIGGKTGTTQNNSDGWFIGISPQLVAGVWTGCEDRAFHFTSTAQGDGATTALPIFAGFMKRVYANPKLKIQQADFEPPVNGVSIVYDCAQYQQQQQAEETTELDEKLGF
- a CDS encoding AtpZ/AtpI family protein produces the protein MAEQDNKGKRVNSYVKYSAMGFQMLVTIGLFVFAGYKIDAYQQNRTPLATALLGVLGVIVSLYQVIRQLNRKE
- the uvrC gene encoding excinuclease ABC subunit UvrC — its product is MGAFDYKNALADIPHRPGVYQFWDAEGTLIYIGKAKDLRNRVGSYFNKDTQMNGKTRVLVSRIRNITFTIVDTEIDAWLLENSLIKKHQPRYNIMLKDDKTYPWIIIKKEPFPRLYWTRKMVKDGSTYFGPYASVGMMHTILDLIKETYPLRTCNLPLSQENIAEGKFKVCLEYQIGNCKGPCQAYQSADDYEQNISEIKDILNGKIGNVIRDVKQVIKTASEQLNFEQAHQYARKLQVLEKYQSKSTVVNSAITNIDVVSIASDERYAFVNYLKVMNGSIIQTQTIEIKKRLDETDEELLTLAITEFRNKFHSTSKEIIVPFEITLMDEGLKFTVPKLGEKKKLLELSEKNVLFFKKEKLNQYEKLNPDLRTDRILSQMQKDLRLTQLPRHIECFDNSNFQGKYPVSAIVVFKDAKPSKKDYRHFNVKTVEGPNDFATMEEAVYRRYRRMLDEGESLPQLIIIDGGKGQLSSAMTSLKKLEIDRKVTVIGIAKRLEELFYPGDSYPLYLDKKSETLKVIQQLRDEAHRFGITFHRKKRDQGTLKTELEQIGGIGKTTADKLLRHFKSVKRIKNASEAELSAVLNKSQVQTLLNYFKQETPEA